The Rhodopirellula halodulae sequence GTCTGCTTCTGAAAACGAAGCCGGCCAGGAATCCGCCAGTCAAAATTCACCCGCGGGCGGATCCGAGCAACCAGGCGATCGCTCCGAAGGAATGAACGCATCCGAGTCAAACTCTCAATCAGGAGAGTCGTCGAGCTTCAATGGTGATAGCAACGCCGCCGGCGATCAAAATGGTGGCAATGAATCCGGTGGCGAGGTGCCCAAGGCGGATCCCGCGGATTTGGAATACACCAAACAAGCCACCGACATGGTGCTCGATTACCTGGATGAAACGCGGCAGGATCCAGACCCCGATTTGCTGGAACGTTTGAAGTGGAGTCAGGATGATCTCAAGCGGTTCCGTGATCGTTGGCAAAACGTCAAACCGATTGATTCGTCCGATCCCAAAGCGGCGGTGGATCCGTCCGAACTGGAGGAGGCTCTGCGGAGCTTGGGCATGCGTGCACCCAACACCATGCGTTCGCAATCCGCCCCGCGTCCTCAAGATGGCATGCGAGGATTGCGCGACAGTGGCAATCGACGTCAAGCTCCCGCCGCCGTTCGCGATGCCTTTGAAGCGTTCCGACGCAACTTGGGTTCGCAGTGAGCGTCTCGCGGACCGAGCCAACCAAGGGTGATAATCGGCTTTGCTGCGGCGGTTCGACTGGCGTTGCGATTGTCGCCTCCCTGGTTGCACACGCCTGACCCCACCGTCAGGATGACTTGGTTGCCACACGTTCACCTGCGTCACTGATCGGCAATCGGTCGCCGCACCCAACCCGGTGCTGCCCGCGTCGGTCATGGCACGTTTGCGAACCTGCTTTCTTTTAAGGCCTGCTCACTAAGGATCGCCCGCATGCTTGCACGGCTGAAGACGTTCACTTTGCTCGGGATCGAAGCGATGCCCGTCGACGTCGAGGTGGACATCTCTCCGGCGGCCATGCCCAAAACCATCCTGGTTGGATTGCCCGAAGCCGCCGTTCGTGAAAGCACGCATCGCGTCGAACGAGCCATCGTCAACAGCGGCTTCACACGCCCGCAGGATCGCGTCGTCATCAACTTGGCCCCGGGGGATCTTCCCAAGCAGGCTCCGTCGTTCGATTTGCCCGTGGCACTGGGAGTGTTGGCGGGCAGTGGTCAATTGGCCTTGGATCGGCTGGAAGATTACGCGGTCGTCGGCGAGTTGGCTTTGGAAGGCATCACGCGGCCGGTCAAAGGAGCCTTGTCGATCGCCATCGAAGCGGCCAAGGACAAATCGTTGAAAGGATTGGTTGTGCCCAGTGAGTCCGCCGCGGAAGCCGCCGTGGTGGAAGACTTGGAAGTCATCGCCGTTGATAGCCTGTCGCAATGCGTCGCGTTCTTCGCGGGCGAGATCGATGTGCCACCGGTCCCCAGCGGCGTTGCTGAGATCTTCGAAGCGTTCAGCGAATACGAAGTCGACTTCGCCGATGTCCGAGGCCAAGAATCAGCCAAACGCGCCATGACCATCGCCGCCGCGGGTCGCCACAATTTGCTGATGATCGGTCCGCCGGGAAGCGGGAAAACCATGTTGGCCAAACGCGTGCCGACGATCTTGCCTCCTTTGGTGCCCGGTGAGTCGATTGAAACGACTCGCATCTACAGCGCGGTGGGGCAGCTACCAGCCAAGCAACCGTTGCTCGCCCGACGGCCGTTTCGGAGTCCTCACCACACGATCAGTGACGCGGGTTTGGTTGGTGGCGGCAGTCCACCCGCACCCGGCGAGATCAGCAAGGCTCACAACGGAATCTTGTTTTTGGATGAGTTGCCAGAGTTCAATCGCAAGACGCTGGAGGTCATGCGACAACCGCTCGAAGACGGCGTTGTCACGATCTCGCGTGCTCTCCGAAGCACGACCTTTCCCGCGGACTTCATGCTGATCGCGGCGGCGAACCCGTGCCCTTGCGGTTACAGGTCGGACCCACGGCGAAGTTGCAATTGCACGCCGCCACAAATCGAACGTTACATGGGGAAGATCTCGGGACCGTTGCTCGATCGAGTGGACATCCACATCGAGGTTCCCGCGGTTCCATTCGAAGAGTTGTCGTCACGCAGCGCGTCGAGTGAGACCAGCGAAACGATGCGCGAAACGGTCATGCAGGCTCGCGATGTCCAAGCCGAACGATTTGCGGGCAGCCCGATACGTTACAACGCCCAGATGAGCAGTCGGCAAACGCGTCAGTACTGCGAGCTGAGTGATTCCAGCAAGGCTTTGTTGAAAGCGGGGGTGGAATCGTTGGGATTGTCCGCTCGGGCCCACGACAAGATTCTGCGGGTCGCTCGAACGATCGCGGATTTGGCCGGCGAACCATCCATTCTCGAAGAACACCTGGCCGAAGCCATCGGCTACCGAAACCTCGATGCCGATTTGTGGGTCTGAATCAGCTTCGCATCATTTACGACGGCCCCTCCGGGGCGACATGGTGATGTCCATCCACGGTCTCGGGGCTTCCGCCCCGAGCTAGCGATGTCGGCCCCTCCGGGGCGAATTTTCCTACGTGGTCGGTGGATGGCATGATCCGGCCCTTTCTATCTGAAAGAGCGAATAGCCACTTTGATTCGAAGAAGCGGTGAAGACATCAAGTGAAAGGTCGGACCACGGAGTGATCCGCCACATTGTCGCGGATCGCTCCGCGGTCCCGCGTTCAGCACTGACTCAGCGTCACCTGATCATCCAACTCAAATGTGTTCGCGCGTTCGGACCGACCAAGCTGGTCAACTCAGCGAGGCGAGCTGATTCGGTTGGAGCCGATGGTGACTTGGTTGTCGATGCGCCAAAGAACTCCTGCTTGTCGGATCGAGGGAACCAGTTCGCTTCGCAAGTCCGCCGTCGGCAAGGAGCCCTCGAGCAACACGCTGGAGTCGGCGATCGAGACATGCAGCTGATCGGCATAGTCGCTCAATGTGGCGTGCTCTCGAAACATGTTCTCAATGCGTTGCAACGTCATTTGAACATGACACTCGGGCTGGGTCGCTTCCATCAATCGGATCATAGCTGCGGTTCCCCGTAAGGAATGGCGGAACGAAGGCGGGAGTTTTTGGGCGGGTTCAAAAACACCATGACAAGTCTGCCGCTCGTTCAGCCGACAGGTCGGAAAGGTGTTCTCGATTTGTTTCGAAACCACGGAATGTCTTTGGGAGACGCAATCTTCATGCCAGTTGTGACGCTTATCAGGCGTTCCATCGCGTGAAGGCAAGTCAATCGCAATGCGTCGTTTATCGCTGGGCGGGGCGATCGCTGAACGCGGAAAGGTCGCCAGGTAGCACTTTGAACGTGGGCATGGAGAGGATTTCCATGGTCTTCAGTCGCATCGTCGCATGTCCGACTTCCAGGTTGATGCCGGGTTTGCCGAGGGCGGTGGTTTGCATCAAACGGGCGGGGCGGGTTGGTGCCCCGAACACCGTGAACAGGTCTTTCGCGGCGGCGTAGCCACAACGATCCGCGGTGACCGTGTAAGCCGATTTGTCGGTGCGAGTACGGAACAGAACCCCGCCCGCCGCTTCGATCTCCCACGCCGTGGTCGTCACACCCATCGTGCGTTGTTGAAACGGGACACTGGGGTCGACCGCGATTCGAAGCGTGTCGCAATCGATGGTGGATTCGCCCTGCGACAGCAAATCCATTTGAGTGGCATCCATTCGGGTTTCGAAGTCGGGCAGTGTTTGCTGGGCGACTCGGACACCCCGCCGAAAGGTCAGGGTCTTGGCCAGCAAGTCGCCTTGCATGGATTCCTGGAAGATCAAATGCACGCCCATGATGGTCGGTTCGGTCGACTCGTTTTGCCCGCCCGCATTCGTGTCTTCGATCATGTCGGGGTTCCAAGCCGCGGCTTTCGTGTTCGTGCCAGAACTGGCGGCGACGGTGCTCGAAACCGGTTTGGATGGGGCAAGTAAGCCGCCTCCCTTTGTGTTGCGAATCCAAGCTCGGTAGGAGCCCGGTCCGGGCGCGATGATCGCCCCCGATGCACCCTCGGACGTGGAAACGGGCGTGGCACCATTCGCATCCGCCACGGGCGAATTGGGAACCCAAGCCAAACGTGAGGTTTGCAAGTGATGACGTGATTCACGGATTCCATCGCGAGCGAACTGGTCGACGGTCAATTCGACGGGTTGCGATCCGGTTTGGACCAACGCGATCTCGGCGATGCCGGCTTTCTTAAAACTGTCGGGCGTTCGCAAATGGATGGCATCGGTGAGGGTCCATTTCAATTGGTCCCCACGCATCTGAATTTCGTTGGTGGTTTCGCCTTGGGTGATGACTGTGTCCAAGACCACACCGCCGGCCAAGGTCGCGACTTTGCCGTCAAAGGTCATCGAACCACCGAAACGACATCGTGGTTGTCGAGACCAACGAGCGGAGGATTGGGTGGGATTGCCAGAGGCCACCGAAAGAGCCGGCAGCATGTGCGACGGCAGAACAAACTGTCCCGCGTCGTTGACCCACACAAAGTTGTCTTCCGGGCGGACCTGAATCTGCGGGCCAATGAAGAAACCGTCACCCATTTGCAAACGAGCCGGAACACCAGCGGTGCCGGTCAATTCCATCACATCGCCAACGCCGCCGTCTCGGAATCGCAGCTTTTCTCCCGTCAAAGTCGCCAGCATCGTTGTGGGTGATGACGAACTCGGAGGTTTTGCCGGGTTGGCTGGACGCATCTTCATCGGATGAGTCACTTCCACACCGCCGGTGACGCTAAGGTCCGTGGCGGTCAATTCGCCGCCGCCCATCGTCAGCGTGGCCGCGACCATGTCACCGCGAATCGTTGCGGGATGCTCGGGAACCGAGGGGTCGCGATTGTTGATGGAAGACTGCGAAGATTGGGGCTGACGGACCCATTTTCGAATTGGATCGTTGGTTTGCGCCGAAACCTTGTTGGGCGAATGGGACGCTTGTTCAAAGAACAAATGCATCCGGTTGGTGCTCGCTCGCAACGACGGCGAGTTGATTTGCACGTTGCCCAAGGCCGCCAGCGTCTTTGGCATCCATTCGCGGTTCAACGAATCATCGTCGGAGTCAGTCGGTCTCGTTGCCGCGTCGGTTTTGGTCGCGGGTTGCAGAAGGCCTTCAACGCGATCGGCGAGGAACGATCCACCATCGGCCAACACGGCTCGCAGTTGGCCTTCGCACCACACGCTGAAGTCGACTTGCAGTTCGTCCGGTGTGGCGACGCCTTGTGGTTCGATCTGCAAATCGTTTTGCCAGCTAAACGATCGCATGGCGGAGTCGGCTGCGTGGTGGAACACTCGCCCGGGGCCTTCCACACTGATCGTTCCGAGCTGTTTGGGAGCCGACGGATTGAAGCGGTAGCGAATCTGCGACAAGAACGCTTCCAATTCGCCTCGTTGAAGCCGAACAAAGTCGTTCTGTGGCTGGTGGGTGGGTGCTTGTCCGGGGGCGTCCAGCACGGACAGTGGGTCCGCGATCAACCAGCCTTCGACTGGATCAAACACGATCCGGCCGGCGGTCATCCCGAACATTTGCGAGCGGATTTCCATCTGCACGGGTGACCCGGTGGCTTCCACGCGATCGATCCAGTCCATCGCCGTGTCGCGACGGAGTTTGGAATTCAGCGGGTCCCGAAGCGTCATGACCAACGAGTCGCAACGAAAACGGTCGATCCAATTGTCGCTCGGAGGCGTGATTTGATTGGTGGTCGCCGAGGCGGCGGGCGGCAAGCGAAGCAGTTCGACGTCTTGGTTGAGGCTGAGTTGATCCAACGCAAAGTCGTACTGGATCATGTTCCCACAACGAACTTCCACCACGCCTTTGGGTTCGTCTTGAGATGGATCGTTGGGATCGTCCAGCGGCAGCGAAAGTTTTTGCAGATAGACCAATTCCATTCGGTCCAACGTTCCGGTCACATCATTGGATCGACCGGCGGAAGACGCTGACGCGGCCAGGTGCAATGTCAGCACACGGCCGATCATCGTCGCGCGACCGACTTGCATATGAATCGGATCATTCGTCCAGATCGTACGGCGATCGATGCCGACGTTGGACGTGCGAATGTGCAGCACGGAATCCGTCGCGGTCATCGGATCGGGTGGCTCGGACGAGATGCCCTGGACTTGGTAGGCCGACGCGAGCTTTGCGGCTTCACCGGTCGGTTGCGTTGAACGTTGAATGATCACATCCCCACGAAGCTGGCCTCGTTCAATCGACGGGGCCACGCCGCTCATGACGTCCAACGGAGCGTCGAATTTGATCAACGCACCCTCGGATGCGCTGATCAGGATCGGTTCTTTCGACCCGGCTTCGTTCAAGCCGCGACCGATGACGATCGTGATGGGTTTCAGTTCCCAGGTTTGGCCATCCTTTTGCTTGCAGTCTTTGCAAAGCAACATCCCATCGTCCGTTTTCAAACGAATGGTTCGGCCGCGTTGCCAATCCGTGTCGGCAAACAGGTCGTCCAAGTTGCCATCGCCGCCACTCATCTTGGGCGGTGATACCGGCGCAGCGACGATTTCGGGCGGGGTCAACCACGCCGCCACGGTCACTTGATAAAGACCGGCCATTGCTACTAACGCGCACAAACCGATCAGGTAGTCGCGCAGTTGCGTCAGCATGGAGGCTCTTTCGAGACGGACGGCCACCGATCGGCGGCTCGCATCAATCGTTCAATCAATTCGCGAACCGCACCGGTTCCGCCGGGCAATCGTGTGATCCAGTGAGCGGCTTCTCGGGCGTCGATGGACGCATCATCCGGGGCCGCGGCCAATGCCACTCGATGCATGACCGCGATGTCGGGAACATCGTCGCCGATGTAGCAAACTTGTTCGGGGGTGACACCCATCGCGGACATCATCTCCGTCGCGGTTGCCCACTTGTCGCTGGAATTTTGCACCACGTGATGGATGCCCAATTCTTTGGCTCGTCGTGACAGGGCATCGCTGTGACGCGCGGTGATGATGCCGAAGTGCAGCCCCGCGTTCATCCAAGCTTTGATGCCATAGCCATCGCGAACGTGAAAGGTTTTGGTTTCGGCTCCGGTGGAGTCGTAGTACAGCTTGCCATCACTCAACACGCCATCCACGTCCGACAAAATGCATTGGATTTTGCCGGCGACTTCACGATCCGAGAACAAGGCATGACGGGCGGACAAATCAGTCTCCTGAGGTGATGGGGATGCAGCGTGGGCCGTCATCGTTTGGGTTGCTTGTGGTGCTTGGCGTTTCGGTGCGATCTGTATTGGTCGCTTGGCGAACATCGCCGGTGGCTACCAAGTCCGTGATGTCGATCATTCCAATCGGGCGTTGATCTTCGTCCACGACAGGCAACTCGCTGATCTTTCGTTGCGACAACAGTTCGACCGCACGTGGCAACCGTTCGGTCTCCGCGACACAAACCGGGCTCTCGGTCATGAAGTTTTCGATGGGCTCGTCCAAGCTGGTCTCTTGGCGTCGTTGCAACAGTCGAGCGAGATCGCTGTCGGTGAAGATGCCGGACAATCGTTGTTGATCGTCCAGCAACAAGATGGCCCCGCTACGTCGGCCGGAACCCCCAATCATCATCGCTTCACGAATCGTGATGGTCTGCGGTGCGACTCGGCATTCCGAGATCGGCCGCATGGCTTGTCGCACGTCGGTCAATTTGCGACCCAGTGCACCGCCGGGATGGAAACGAGCGAAGTCGTCTGGCGTGAATCCACACAAACGCGAAGCCAAGATGGCGATCGCGTCGCCCACCGCCAACATCACGGAGGTGGAACAGGTGGGAGCCAAACCATCGGGACAGGCTTCACGATGTCGGCCAATCGGAACGACATGGTCCGCAAGATCCGCCAACGGATTTTCGCGATCCGCCGTGACGGCGATGATGCCGCAGGCTTGTGACTTCAGGTACTCGACCACGCGAAGGACTTCTTCGCTGCGGCCGGAATTCGAAAAGGCGATGACCAGGTCTTTGGCTTGCACTCGACCGAGGTCACCGTGCACCGCTTCGATCGGATGCAGGAAGTGAGCCGGCGAACCGGTGCTAGCCAACGTCGCGACCAACTTCTGTGCGATCAGTCCGGCTTTGCCCACGCCGGTCAGCACGATCGAACCTTCGCAGCGACTGATCCACGCCGCGGCTTCGGCGGCATCGGACGAGGCGATGGTGGCGGCTTTCTGAATCGCGTCGGCTTCCCGCACCATGGTCTCGCGGACCAGACGGATTTGTTCCAAAGGCGAGAGGGGCGTTAACGTCGGGATGGACCCGCCGTGTGTGGGTTGAGGTCGTGGAGCCACAATCGCGTCCTTGCTCTTGTCGCGGATCTGGAGTCCGCGACGATGGGATCGCGGGACAGTCTGAATTTGCGACCCTAGCGAAAATTCGCGTTTCACCGCAAGACGAACCCGACCGCGATTACACTGCAAATCCGAGGCGAAAACGTCGTGATTTGTTGTCGAAAGGCAGCTGAGAGGCGTTCTTTCGACGCCAAGGGAATCGATCCAATCCCAAGTCCTCGGGCGACGATTGGACCGAATCAGGTGGCGGCGGGTGCCATGTCTCTCAGCAACGGACTGTAGCCCGCCAGCGGACCCAAATCGGGCGACTCCGCGTGTCGCTCGGCGAGGAACGTCTTGTAATACAACGCGACCATCAGCAGATCCGAATCGATGTCCGGGCGAAACTCAAAGCGGTCGATCAATGGAATCGTCAGGTGCCGAGCGATCTCGCGTCGGCGAGCCGCGGTCAAATACTGACGTCGTTCGGCGTAGATCGCCAACGTCCTCGCCATGCTTCGCGAGACCAAGTAGTCGCCGGGGATGTAGGACGCCAGAGGTGCCACTCGCGGATCGTCGATTTTCGCGAGCGGTAATTGCCAAGTTTTCTCATCGATGATGACCATGGTTCCGCTGGCGATGTCACCCAACCGTTGCATGCGGCGGGTGCTGAGCACACAAATCAGTCCGACCATTCCCGTCGGAATGATGAACACGGGCGGGATGTCGTCGCC is a genomic window containing:
- a CDS encoding YifB family Mg chelatase-like AAA ATPase, translated to MLARLKTFTLLGIEAMPVDVEVDISPAAMPKTILVGLPEAAVRESTHRVERAIVNSGFTRPQDRVVINLAPGDLPKQAPSFDLPVALGVLAGSGQLALDRLEDYAVVGELALEGITRPVKGALSIAIEAAKDKSLKGLVVPSESAAEAAVVEDLEVIAVDSLSQCVAFFAGEIDVPPVPSGVAEIFEAFSEYEVDFADVRGQESAKRAMTIAAAGRHNLLMIGPPGSGKTMLAKRVPTILPPLVPGESIETTRIYSAVGQLPAKQPLLARRPFRSPHHTISDAGLVGGGSPPAPGEISKAHNGILFLDELPEFNRKTLEVMRQPLEDGVVTISRALRSTTFPADFMLIAAANPCPCGYRSDPRRSCNCTPPQIERYMGKISGPLLDRVDIHIEVPAVPFEELSSRSASSETSETMRETVMQARDVQAERFAGSPIRYNAQMSSRQTRQYCELSDSSKALLKAGVESLGLSARAHDKILRVARTIADLAGEPSILEEHLAEAIGYRNLDADLWV
- a CDS encoding KpsF/GutQ family sugar-phosphate isomerase codes for the protein MRDKSKDAIVAPRPQPTHGGSIPTLTPLSPLEQIRLVRETMVREADAIQKAATIASSDAAEAAAWISRCEGSIVLTGVGKAGLIAQKLVATLASTGSPAHFLHPIEAVHGDLGRVQAKDLVIAFSNSGRSEEVLRVVEYLKSQACGIIAVTADRENPLADLADHVVPIGRHREACPDGLAPTCSTSVMLAVGDAIAILASRLCGFTPDDFARFHPGGALGRKLTDVRQAMRPISECRVAPQTITIREAMMIGGSGRRSGAILLLDDQQRLSGIFTDSDLARLLQRRQETSLDEPIENFMTESPVCVAETERLPRAVELLSQRKISELPVVDEDQRPIGMIDITDLVATGDVRQATNTDRTETPSTTSNPNDDGPRCIPITSGD
- a CDS encoding RDD family protein codes for the protein MASDDHRLDTDSQRPLDTTIGVVTPENIAFEYQLAGPFRRLPAYFIDVFVRFVVILAVILALILFVGLSGLQSLGSFATAVGIISYFLISWFYGAALETFFNGRTIGKWACGIRVIDVDGCPINGKRAVLRNLLRIADLAPVAALSSLGDDIPPVFIIPTGMVGLICVLSTRRMQRLGDIASGTMVIIDEKTWQLPLAKIDDPRVAPLASYIPGDYLVSRSMARTLAIYAERRQYLTAARRREIARHLTIPLIDRFEFRPDIDSDLLMVALYYKTFLAERHAESPDLGPLAGYSPLLRDMAPAAT
- a CDS encoding KdsC family phosphatase; this encodes MFSDREVAGKIQCILSDVDGVLSDGKLYYDSTGAETKTFHVRDGYGIKAWMNAGLHFGIITARHSDALSRRAKELGIHHVVQNSSDKWATATEMMSAMGVTPEQVCYIGDDVPDIAVMHRVALAAAPDDASIDAREAAHWITRLPGGTGAVRELIERLMRAADRWPSVSKEPPC